TGGTTAATCTCATATCCAAAAAACCTTCGTTTAAACAAGAGGGGGAATTAACGTTCAACCAAACAACGCTAAAAGAAAGCAATTTCAACACCTATTTAGCAAGAAGAAACAAACATGTTGGCTATACATTTTTTGGCGGCCTCACGCATCAGGATGCGGTAGATGTTAACAAAGATGGTTTTAGCGATGTTCCTAAACTGAATGCCTATATCATACACCCCCGCTTTTTTGTTTACCCTGCCCAAAATCTGACGATTGCCATTGGGTATTCCGGAACATTTGAAACAAGAAATGGTGGCGATATGCAAGTATTAAAAGGACAAAAAGACGCCATACACCAGTTCTTTGAAGAGGATGCCTCCCAACGCCATACCGGTGATGTTCAAGTGCAATATGCCATTGACCAACAACATACAGTAGAGCTTAAAGCCAGTACCAGTGCGTTCACTAACGGTATAACTACAGATGTACATTATTTTAAAGGTCGCCAGCTCAACTACTTCTCCGAGCTATCTTATGTACTTAATAATCCCACGATCAGCTGGGTGTCGGGTATAAACCTTTTGGGAGATGAGTTCACTAAAAAACCTTCAGACCCCATATTGTTAGAAAACTTTGACAACAATACCATTGGCGCATTTACACAACTAACGGTTCGCCTACCCCATCAAACCACTTTAGAAACAGGCTTAAGAGGTGACCACCACGACCAATATGGCAATTTCTTCTTACCCAGAATTGCTTTCTTTCATCGGTTTAATGAACAATGGGCGACTCGCTTAGGCTTTGGTGCTGGTTACAAAACGCCAAATCCTTTATCGCCACAAACAACCGACTACGCCATAGAAACTATAGCACCATTACCGCCAACTGCAGAAGCTGAAAAGTCACTTGGCTATAATGCAGAAATTAATTTTAAACAGCGCTTCTCTAACGGAGCTTCATTGTTTATTAATAACGCCTTCTTCCTAACCCGGTTAAAGAATCCGATAGTTGCCAATGAGCAAACCGACGGCAGTATTCTTTTTGATAATGTAGGAAGTAATGTTACTTCAAAAGGATTTGATACGTATGTGCAGGCAAATCTGCACGACTGGGAGTTGTATGCTGGCTACACATTTACAATTGTGAATAGAAACTATCTGGAAG
This genomic interval from Flavisolibacter tropicus contains the following:
- a CDS encoding TonB-dependent receptor — encoded protein: MRFWLFTILVCCSLSSFSQNTFRAVIQSRSTNEALKGATIKINQSISFSNDSGYVEVKNLPAGEINVEVTYTGFEAQALKFAIPDTSVHLILLANEHNELENVTIVASTRTNQRIENAPLKVEVIGQEEMSEENTLKPANIASILGDVSGIQIQQSSAVSGNANVRIQGLDGRYTQILRDGMPLFEGFSGGFGVLQIPPLDLKQIELVKGAASTLFGGGAIGGLVNLISKKPSFKQEGELTFNQTTLKESNFNTYLARRNKHVGYTFFGGLTHQDAVDVNKDGFSDVPKLNAYIIHPRFFVYPAQNLTIAIGYSGTFETRNGGDMQVLKGQKDAIHQFFEEDASQRHTGDVQVQYAIDQQHTVELKASTSAFTNGITTDVHYFKGRQLNYFSELSYVLNNPTISWVSGINLLGDEFTKKPSDPILLENFDNNTIGAFTQLTVRLPHQTTLETGLRGDHHDQYGNFFLPRIAFFHRFNEQWATRLGFGAGYKTPNPLSPQTTDYAIETIAPLPPTAEAEKSLGYNAEINFKQRFSNGASLFINNAFFLTRLKNPIVANEQTDGSILFDNVGSNVTSKGFDTYVQANLHDWELYAGYTFTIVNRNYLEENKFMPLTPKNRWAFVMVYEVGDKWRFGLEGSYTGSQFRDNDTKTPAYLFMAGVVSRHLGDHFTVVLNCENLLDYRQSRHESLYTGTITNPVFKPIWAPIDGRAVNLAIRWNWAKKV